In Brevibacterium zhoupengii, the following are encoded in one genomic region:
- the rpsB gene encoding 30S ribosomal protein S2, whose protein sequence is MAVVTIRQLLDSGVHFGHQTRRWNPKMKRFIFTERNGIYIIDLQKSLGYIDTAFEFVKETVTHGGSILFVGTKKQAQESIAEQAKRVGQPYVNQRWLGGMLTNFQTISLRLRRLKELEEIDFDDVAGSSHTKKELLILRREKDKLEKTLGGIRDMQRTPSAVWIVDTKKEHLAVDEARKLGIPVIAILDTNCDPDDVNYPIPGNDDAIRSVSLLTRVIADAVAEGLIARHSSDDDSGEKNVSAVEPMPEWERELLEGNAPASEEAAAPAADAAEKPAADAAAAAEEATDEPPVEAAAEAADKATEAPAAEAAADSTESTES, encoded by the coding sequence ATGGCCGTCGTCACCATCCGCCAGCTGCTCGACAGCGGCGTTCACTTTGGACACCAGACCCGTCGTTGGAACCCGAAGATGAAGCGCTTCATCTTCACCGAGCGCAACGGCATCTACATCATCGACCTGCAGAAGTCGCTGGGCTACATCGACACTGCATTCGAGTTCGTCAAGGAAACCGTGACCCACGGTGGCTCGATCCTCTTCGTCGGCACCAAGAAGCAGGCGCAGGAATCGATCGCCGAACAGGCCAAGCGCGTGGGCCAGCCCTACGTCAACCAGCGTTGGCTCGGTGGCATGCTCACCAACTTCCAGACCATCTCGCTGCGTCTGCGCCGCCTGAAGGAACTCGAAGAGATCGACTTCGACGACGTTGCAGGTTCTTCGCACACCAAGAAGGAACTGCTCATTCTCCGTCGTGAGAAGGACAAGCTCGAGAAGACCCTCGGCGGTATCCGCGACATGCAGCGGACCCCTTCGGCTGTCTGGATCGTTGACACCAAGAAGGAACACCTCGCCGTCGACGAAGCTCGCAAGCTGGGCATCCCGGTCATCGCGATCCTCGACACCAACTGCGACCCCGACGACGTCAACTACCCGATCCCGGGCAACGACGACGCCATCCGCTCGGTGTCCCTGCTGACCCGCGTGATCGCCGACGCAGTGGCAGAGGGCCTCATCGCCCGTCACTCCTCGGACGATGACAGCGGAGAGAAGAACGTCTCCGCCGTCGAACCGATGCCTGAATGGGAACGCGAACTGCTCGAGGGCAACGCTCCTGCCTCTGAGGAAGCTGCCGCCCCGGCTGCAGACGCTGCTGAGAAGCCAGCCGCTGACGCCGCTGCTGCGGCTGAAGAGGCAACCGACGAGCCCCCAGTTGAGGCTGCTGCCGAGGCCGCTGACAAGGCGACCGAAGCACCTGCCGCAGAAGCTGCTGCAGACTCCACCGAGTCGACCGAGTCCTGA